One segment of Perognathus longimembris pacificus isolate PPM17 chromosome 26, ASM2315922v1, whole genome shotgun sequence DNA contains the following:
- the LOC125342655 gene encoding small nuclear ribonucleoprotein G-like has product MSKAHPPELKKFMGKKLSLKLNGGRHVQGILCGFAPFMNVVIDECVEMATSGQQNNIGMVVL; this is encoded by the coding sequence ATGAGCAAAGCTCACCCTCCTGAGCTAAAAAAATTTATGGGTAAGAAGCTATCTTTGAAATTAAATGGTGGCAGACATGTCCAAGGAATATTGTGTGGATTTGCTCCATTTATGAATGTGGTGATAGATGAATGTGTGGAGATGGCTACTAGTGGGCAACAGAACAATATTGGAATGGTGGTTCTATGA